One window of the Procambarus clarkii isolate CNS0578487 chromosome 89, FALCON_Pclarkii_2.0, whole genome shotgun sequence genome contains the following:
- the LOC138359223 gene encoding prion-like-(Q/N-rich) domain-bearing protein 25, whose protein sequence is MEINKCRPRAWSPSNKIFSKASESVSSTGETQVRVYLTQECRDTVGVNQECRDTVGVNQECRDTVGVNQECRDTVGVNQECRDTVGVNQECRDTVGVNQECRDAVGVNQECRDAVGVNQECRDAVGVNQECRDAVGVNQECRDAVGVNQECRDAVGVNQECRDAVGVNQECRDAVGVNQECRDAVGVNQECRDAVGVNQECRDAVGVNQECRDAVGVNQECRDAVGVNQECRDAVGVNQECRDAVGVNQECRDAVGVNQECRDAVGVNQECRDAVGVNQECRDAVGVNQECRDAVGVNQECRDAVGVNQECRDAVGVNQECRDAVGVNQECRDTVGVNQECRDAVGVNQECRDTVGVNQECRDTVGVSVGVGDTF, encoded by the exons atggagatcaataaatgccgcccgAGAGCTTGGTCTCCCTCaaataaaatattcagcaaagcaa GTGAGAGTGTGTCCTCAACGGGCGAGACACAAGTCCGAGTGTATT TGACCCAGGAGTGCCGTGACACTGTCGGAGTGAACCAGGAGTGTCGTGACACTGTCGGAGTGAACCAGGAGTGTCGTGACACTGTCGGAGTGAACCAGGAGTGTCGTGACACTGTCGGAGTGAACCAGGAGTGTCGTGACACTGTCGGAGTGAACCAGGAGTGTCGTGACACTGTCGGAGTGAACCAGGAGTGTCGTGACGCTGTCGGAGTGAACCAGGAGTGTCGTGACGCTGTCGGAGTGAACCAGGAGTGTCGCGACGCTGTCGGAGTGAACCAGGAGTGTCGCGACGCTGTCGGAGTGAACCAGGAGTGTCGCGACGCTGTCGGAGTGAACCAGGAGTGTCGCGACGCTGTCGGAGTGAACCAGGAGTGTCGCGACGCTGTCGGAGTGAACCAGGAGTGTCGCGACGCTGTCGGAGTGAACCAGGAGTGTCGCGACGCTGTCGGAGTGAACCAGGAGTGTCGCGACGCTGTCGGAGTGAACCAGGAGTGTCGCGACGCTGTCGGAGTGAACCAGGAGTGTCGCGACGCTGTCGGAGTGAACCAGGAGTGTCGCGACGCTGTCGGAGTGAACCAGGAGTGTCGCGACGCTGTCGGAGTGAACCAGGAGTGTCGCGACGCTGTCGGAGTGAACCAGGAGTGTCGCGACGCTGTCGGAGTGAACCAGGAGTGTCGCGACGCTGTCGGAGTGAACCAGGAGTGTCGCGACGCTGTCGGAGTGAACCAGGAGTGTCGCGACGCTGTCGGAGTGAACCAGGAGTGTCGCGACGCTGTCGGAGTGAACCAGGAGTGTCGCGACGCTGTCGGAGTGAACCAGGAGTGTCGCGACGCTGTCGGAGTGAACCAGGAGTGTCGCGACGCTGTCGGAGTGAACCAGGAGTGTCGCGACACTGTCGGAGTGAACCAGGAGTGTCGCGACGCTGTCGGAGTGAACCAGGAGTGTCGCGACACTGTCGGAGTGAACCAGGAGTGTCGCGACACTGTCGGA